A single Cryomorphaceae bacterium DNA region contains:
- a CDS encoding HNH endonuclease, giving the protein MSNIVLQPCANSDSLAHFLKTVENRVPLKGFNSFFDSDLMEGLERIYPSGSAMFWGVTPKGNNPSKWRKISIGDKVLFAKNKFFFASATVVAKTRNQDAAKSFWGSLPDGATWEYMYFLEELERIRISYASFNKLVGYKENYVVQAFNVLAAERSNPFVEHYSLQSEVFSDEISEDEYRALIMKLESLETSEAEIISKRRREQSFLKKILFGKSTVSICACCSKEYPISFLVTAHIKKRSECSQEEKLDSNVVFPMCKFGCDELFEKGYLVVDDSGVFKAFYPSISSPELKSEIEALAGNECSYFKNETRRYFKWHYEFHRRKRNG; this is encoded by the coding sequence ATGAGCAACATCGTACTCCAGCCTTGTGCGAACTCAGATTCTTTAGCCCACTTTCTCAAAACTGTCGAGAACAGGGTTCCATTGAAGGGATTCAATTCCTTTTTTGATTCTGACTTAATGGAGGGTTTGGAAAGAATATATCCTAGCGGATCGGCTATGTTTTGGGGAGTTACACCCAAAGGCAATAACCCCTCGAAATGGAGAAAAATATCAATAGGAGACAAGGTACTCTTTGCTAAGAACAAGTTCTTTTTTGCTAGCGCGACAGTTGTCGCAAAGACCAGGAATCAAGATGCAGCAAAGAGTTTTTGGGGAAGCTTGCCAGATGGTGCAACCTGGGAATACATGTATTTTCTTGAAGAATTAGAGCGTATACGAATTTCTTATGCTTCTTTTAACAAACTGGTAGGCTATAAGGAAAACTATGTTGTTCAAGCTTTTAATGTCCTAGCTGCTGAACGCAGTAATCCTTTTGTGGAACACTATAGTCTTCAAAGCGAGGTGTTTTCTGATGAAATTTCAGAGGACGAGTATAGAGCTCTAATAATGAAGCTAGAATCTCTTGAAACTAGCGAAGCCGAGATCATTTCTAAGCGTAGAAGGGAACAGTCTTTCTTGAAGAAGATACTCTTTGGTAAATCGACCGTTAGCATATGCGCTTGCTGCTCCAAAGAGTATCCAATTTCTTTTTTAGTTACTGCGCATATTAAGAAGCGATCTGAGTGTTCTCAGGAAGAGAAGCTTGATTCGAATGTTGTTTTTCCAATGTGCAAGTTTGGATGTGATGAGTTGTTCGAAAAAGGATATCTAGTTGTGGACGACTCAGGAGTATTTAAGGCTTTTTACCCATCTATTTCTTCACCAGAACTTAAATCCGAAATAGAAGCGTTGGCCGGTAACGAGTGTAGTTATTTCAAAAACGAAACAAGGCGGTATTTCAAATGGCATTATGAATTTCATAGGCGAAAACGGAATGGATAG
- a CDS encoding nucleotide pyrophosphohydrolase, with amino-acid sequence MEELIIELRKFALDREWDKYHNPKNLVMALSAETGELVEIFQWLTEEESLKERISPKDYDHCKQEIADIFLYLIRLSDKLEVDLLEAAKDKIKLNAQKYPVSLSKGNATKYNKR; translated from the coding sequence ATGGAAGAACTTATTATTGAACTGAGAAAGTTCGCTCTTGATAGAGAATGGGACAAATATCATAATCCAAAAAATCTTGTAATGGCACTTTCAGCAGAGACTGGAGAGCTTGTTGAAATATTTCAGTGGCTAACCGAAGAGGAATCATTAAAAGAGAGAATAAGTCCAAAAGACTACGATCACTGCAAGCAAGAGATTGCGGACATTTTTCTTTACCTAATTCGCTTATCGGATAAACTAGAAGTTGACCTTTTAGAAGCTGCCAAAGACAAGATTAAATTGAATGCCCAAAAATATCCCGTGTCTTTGTCAAAAGGAAATGCGACAAAGTATAATAAACGATGA